Genomic window (Sediminispirochaeta smaragdinae DSM 11293):
ACCACGAGGAGGATTTACGGGACTAGGCACTTCTCCCTGAAGAATAATTCGCTTACTTGTATGTGTAGGGTCTGCAATGGGAATAGCAGAAAGCAAAGCTGTTACATAGGGATGCATCGGATTGGCATACAATTCATCACGTATGGCTATCTCGACAATTTTCCCCAGATACATGACAACTATCCGATCACAAATATAATCGACAACCGTTAGATTATGAGAAATAAACACTAGTGTTAAATTTAATTCCTTTTTCAGATCTATAAGTAAATTAAGAATTTGTGATTGAATCGAAACATCTAAAGCGGAAACGGCTTCATCACAGACCAGAATTTCTGGTTTCAAAATCAAAGCCTTAGCAATCATTATGCGCTGTCGTTGTCCTCCAGAAAACTCGTGAGGATATCGCTTGCAGTGTTTTGTATTCAGTCCGACTCTGTCCATTACTTCATGAACTGCACACATCCGTTCTTTTCTATCCA
Coding sequences:
- a CDS encoding ABC transporter ATP-binding protein, translated to MNDTILELKDISKFFAVKGGLFKCSSEYLKAVNGVNLSIRRGESLGLVGESGCGKTTLAKIILNLYKPTSGKIFYNGEDITALSKKEQMHLRTKIQIVFQDPFSSLNPRMNIGDIIGEPLLIHSHMDRKERMCAVHEVMDRVGLNTKHCKRYPHEFSGGQRQRIMIAKALILKPEILVCDEAVSALDVSIQSQILNLLIDLKKELNLTLVFISHNLTVVDYICDRIVVMYLGKIVEIAIRDELYANPMHPYVTALLSAIPIADPTHTSKRIILQGEVPSPVNPPRGCAFRNRCWNGDESCLEMPKLTEVRPDHFVACKKIR